A region from the Vicia villosa cultivar HV-30 ecotype Madison, WI linkage group LG3, Vvil1.0, whole genome shotgun sequence genome encodes:
- the LOC131657612 gene encoding uncharacterized protein LOC131657612 produces the protein MRVDGKLFVEHDAAIHSSKPRCVNESVELEVSDEEIVEGMNDSEDERATTLDDGFGVVDVTLPVSEGPLVAGLLTYPSKGKSESENKGENDEYISEDLLTSDPDASEDEKEPRFDKFKKEELNKDYKFKWGMEFNTLDDFREAIREWTVLNGREITFVKNESYRVRVECKAKCGYLMLCSKVGHKHSYAIKTIKDTHTCARVLDNKSASSKWVAKAVVKKMRTSDKVRICDIIQDMRQNYSVGITVCKAWKAKLIAKKIIEGNADKEYANLWRYASELHRVNPGNTVKINIERPLPTIQPRFGSFYFCFDGCKKGYTNGCRPFIGVDGCHLKTKYGGQLLIVVGRDPNDQYFPLAFGVVETETKESWRWFIQLLMEDIG, from the coding sequence ATGAGAGTAGATGGTAAATTGTTTGTTGAACACGATGCAGCTATACACAGTAGTAAACCTAGGTGTGTGAATGAAAGTGTAGAGTTAGAGGTAAGTGATGAAGAGATCGTAGAAGGGATGAATGATAGTGAGGATGAGAGGGCCACAACTCTTGATGATGGCTTTGGAGTGGTTGATGTTACTTTACCAGTTAGTGAGGGCCCTCTTGTAGCTGGTTTGTTGACTTATCCTAGTAAGGGTAAAAGTGAGAGTGAAAATAAAGGTGAGAATGATGAATATATAAGTGAGGATTTACTAACTTCTGACCCTGATGCCTCAGAGGATGAAAAAGAGCCTAGGTTTGACAAGTTTAAGAAGGAGGAGCTGAATAAGGATTACAAATTTAAATGGGGTATGGAGTTCAATACCCTAGATGATTTTAGAGAGGCCATCCGTGAGTGGACGGTATTAAATGGGAGGGAAATTACCTTTGTTAAAAATGAGAGTTATAGAGTGAGGGTTGAGTGCAAGGCCAAATGTGGTTATTTAATGCTTTGCTCTAAAGTGGGCCATAAGCACAGTTATGCCATAAAGACTATAAAAGATAcccacacatgtgctagggttttgGATAACAAAAGTGCAAGTTCTAAGTGGGTGGCTAAGGCTGTGGTCAAAAAGATGAGAACATCTGACAAGGTAAGGATTTGTGACATAATCCAAGACATGAGGCAAAATTATTCTGTTGGTATCACTGTTTGTAAGGCATGGAAAGCAAAGCTGATTGCCAAAAAAATCATTGAAGGAAATGCAGACAAGGAGTATGCAAATCTGTGGAGGTATGCATCTGAGTTGCATAGGGTCAATCCTGGAAACACTGTGAAGATAAACATAGAGAGGCCTTTACCTACCATCCAACCAAGGTTTGGATCTTTTTACTTCTGTTTTGATGGATGTAAAAAAGGTTATACAAATGGTTGTAGACCCTTCATTGGGGTAGATGGATGTCATTTGAAAACAAAGTATGGAGGTCAACTATTGATTGTTGTTGGAAGAGATCCAAATGATCAATACTTCCCTTTGGCCTTTGGAGTGGTGGAAACAGAAACCAAAGAGTCATGGAGGTGGTTTATACAACTGTTAATGGAAGACATTGGGTAG